One part of the Populus alba chromosome 18, ASM523922v2, whole genome shotgun sequence genome encodes these proteins:
- the LOC118059402 gene encoding uncharacterized protein has protein sequence MATSATNSTLKKEKKATPSSHPHTSTRKQGVSRPASPSSGSTNKDNSSTPSGKPIPNYLKPTFSSRPEPLKQVKKTGHEDTTQKPALLRRRSFDRPPSLHHHVQKLDPSSDPKERLGRDRIIGTARSSSFSSKNVTSPKPVVDRNAPTPKPGKSHQPLTTRTIGRSISLSNKKVTNAPVLPKGPVGQDGTLNLDLETMLESNEESFLAHETEEILNDVSEEQVPSDSPEAENEEVHIDAEETEVNNGEDEKLIKGSNIPTVAGGEIKVSALAKPVEETETELHQENEDQLEGEENNGKLEESINANANPEEGIADEARVEAVDKERVEENIVNDNAVSDEELVGEEKKHEDTNQGNEGSEELKPHEGQDQVVKSAHHEEEKTPDAADSQKKQVVQGNKKESHAAYNDVIEETKNKLLEERKNKVKALVGAFETVIDYESGSK, from the coding sequence atggCAACAAGTGCAACCAATAGCACgttgaagaaggagaagaaggccACACCCTCTTCACACCCTCACACGAGTACTCGCAAGCAAGGAGTTTCAAGACCAGCCAGCCCTTCATCAGGCTCCACGAACAAGGATAATTCCAGCACCCCATCAGGAAAACCTATCCCAAACTACCTCAAGCCTACGTTTAGCTCAAGACCTGAGCCCTTAAAACAAGTTAAGAAAACTGGCCATGAAGACACCACGCAAAAGCCTGCTCTTCTTAGAAGAAGATCCTTTGATAGGCCTCCATCTCTTCATCACCATGTACAAAAACTAGACCCCTCATCAGATCCTAAAGAGAGACTGGGTCGGGACAGAATAATAGGCACTGCCCgatcttcatctttttcatcaaaaaatgtTACTTCACCAAAACCTGTTGTGGACAGGAATGCCCCAACACCCAAGCCAGGAAAATCTCATCAGCCACTGACTACAAGGACAATAGGGAGGAGTATTAGTCTCTCTAACAAGAAAGTGACCAATGCTCCTGTTTTGCCGAAGGGGCCAGTTGGTCAGGATGGAACTCTCAATTTGGATCTTGAAACCATGCTAGAAAGCAATGAAGAGTCTTTCTTGGCTCATGAAACTGAAGAGATACTGAATGATGTGAGCGAGGAACAAGTTCCTTCTGATTCACCAGAGGCTGAAAATGAGGAAGTGCATATTGATGCTGAAGAAACTGAAGTTAACAATGGTGAAGATGAGAAGCTCATCAAGGGTTCTAACATTCCCACAGTCGCTGGAGGAGAAATTAAAGTCTCCGCATTAGCAAAACCGGTTGAAGAAACAGAAACTGAGTTGCATCAAGAAAACGAAGACCAACTTGAAGGAGAGGAGAATAATGGCAAATTAGAAGAAAGCATCAACGCTAATGCTAACCCTGAAGAGGGTATCGCAGATGAGGCTAGAGTTGAGGCTGTTGATAAAGAAAGAGTGGAAGAGAACATTGTGAACGACAATGCAGTTTCTGATGAAGAACTTGTGGGTGAGGAAAAGAAGCATGAAGACACGAACCAAGGTAATGAAGGAAGTGAGGAACTTAAGCCCCATGAGGGACAAGATCAAGTAGTGAAAAGTGCTcatcatgaagaagaaaaaacaccaGATGCAGCTGATTCGCAAAAGAAGCAAGTTGTACAAGGAAACAAGAAGGAATCTCATGCTGCATACAATGATGTGATCGAAGAGACTAAGAATAAGCTACTTGAGGAGAGAAAGAACAAGGTGAAGGCACTGGTTGGGGCTTTTGAGACAGTCATAGACTATGAATCTGGTTCTAAATAA